Genomic window (Sphingomonas sp. OV641):
GCGGTGCTGCTCGCACGGCGCGAGGCGGTGGAGCAGGCCGCGCCGGGCTCACGCCGCACCTATCTGCGGTTCGCGGACGGCGACTGGTCGGGCTGCAACCTCTTCCTGCTGGCGACACCGAAGGCCGAGGCAGCGGTTCGGCTGTGGCAGGCGGTGGAGCGCGACCGCAAGCGCCCGTGGCGCATCGTCGGGCGGCTCGGCCCGGGCCTGCTCCTGCGCTATCTGATGGGGCGCTTGTCGCTTTCGGAAGCGATTGCCGCGCTGGGCCGGCGCGCTGGCATCACTGCGGCGGTAGTGGAATGCCGGGATGGGCTGGCCGCCGTTGACGTGGATAAGCCGTCGGATCTGGATTTCGTGCGCGCCTATCTGGCCGGACAGCCAACCGCAGCCTGATCGCGCGGCATCATGCCTGCTCCCGCTCGGCCAGCAAGGGGCTTTGCGGACGGGAGCGGAGCGCCACGACCAGCACGCCCGCCAGCGCCAGCATCGCACCAGCCGCCATCCTGAGATCAAGCCGGTCTCCAGTCAGCACGACGCCGAAGGCGATAGTGAAGAGCGGGGTCATCAGCGTGAGCGGTGCGAGCAGGTTGGCCTCATAGCGGCGGATCAGCCCGTAATAGCTGGTGTGGCCGACGACCGAGACGACCAGCGCGGCGAACAGGACCGCGCCGACGAACGGCCATCCGATCGCCCAGGCGCTCGTCCATTGACCCTGCTCGAAAACCGCCGAGGCAAGCGCCAGCGGCAGGAAGGAGACGAGCCCGACCCATGCCTGAAAGCGCAGCGGTGCGACATCCTCCACCTGCTTCATCAGCACCGCGCCGAGCGAGCCGGTAAAGGCGGCACCGACCACAAACCACAGCCCGGCCGACAGCGCGACGCCGTCGGGGTTCCACACCACCAGCAGAACGCCTGCCAGGGTGAGCGCGATGCCGAGGCCGCGTCGCCAATGGATCCGTTCCCCCAGCATCACGATCGACAGGAGGGTCGTGAACGGCACGCCAATCTGGATCACCACGGCGGCGGCAGATGGGCTGGCCGACTGCAAGCCGATGAACAGCAACGCGAAGTTGCCCGCCCCCATCAACAGACCGATGACGATGATGCGCCAGCGCGGCCGCGGCATCGGCAGCAGCCACGGGATTGTCGCGGCAATCACCACGGCGAAGCGGACAGCGGCAAAGAAAAGCGGCGGAATGCTCCAGTTGCCGACCACGATCTTGCTCAACACATTGCTGTAGCCCCACACGAGGCAGAT
Coding sequences:
- a CDS encoding nucleotidyltransferase family protein, translated to MIPAAVVLAGSRGGTDPVASHAGVSDKALIELAGTTMLARVLRALDEAGIVNVAVAANAPGVIAEAEQHGANRLPAAAGPSASTAEALATLGAPLLVTTGDHALLQPKWIRQFLADVPREADVAVLLARREAVEQAAPGSRRTYLRFADGDWSGCNLFLLATPKAEAAVRLWQAVERDRKRPWRIVGRLGPGLLLRYLMGRLSLSEAIAALGRRAGITAAVVECRDGLAAVDVDKPSDLDFVRAYLAGQPTAA
- a CDS encoding DMT family transporter, whose protein sequence is MKLRDFLLLVLICLVWGYSNVLSKIVVGNWSIPPLFFAAVRFAVVIAATIPWLLPMPRPRWRIIVIGLLMGAGNFALLFIGLQSASPSAAAVVIQIGVPFTTLLSIVMLGERIHWRRGLGIALTLAGVLLVVWNPDGVALSAGLWFVVGAAFTGSLGAVLMKQVEDVAPLRFQAWVGLVSFLPLALASAVFEQGQWTSAWAIGWPFVGAVLFAALVVSVVGHTSYYGLIRRYEANLLAPLTLMTPLFTIAFGVVLTGDRLDLRMAAGAMLALAGVLVVALRSRPQSPLLAEREQA